One part of the Syntrophomonadaceae bacterium genome encodes these proteins:
- the fabG gene encoding 3-oxoacyl-[acyl-carrier-protein] reductase, translating into MSMGGQVALVTGGSRGIGRAAAVALARAGVKVVVNYMGNETAARETVEQILQDGGETLAIKADVAAQDQVEAMMQQTLDSFGRIDILINNAGITRDNLLLRMKPEEWDQVINTNLKGVYNCSRSVIRPMLKQKSGRIINITSVIGVTGNAGQANYAAAKAGIIGFTKSMAKELGSRGILVNAVAPGYISTDMTTRLPEKARQELLQNIPLARLGDPEDVADVILFLATPAARYITGQVLHVDGGMVM; encoded by the coding sequence ATGAGCATGGGGGGGCAAGTAGCTCTGGTTACCGGAGGTTCCAGGGGCATCGGCAGGGCTGCTGCAGTCGCCCTGGCCCGGGCGGGAGTCAAGGTGGTCGTAAATTATATGGGAAATGAGACTGCTGCCAGAGAGACTGTTGAACAAATACTCCAGGATGGCGGAGAGACCTTGGCAATCAAGGCCGATGTAGCCGCGCAAGATCAGGTCGAGGCAATGATGCAGCAAACCCTTGACAGTTTTGGCAGGATTGATATATTGATAAATAATGCTGGAATTACCCGGGATAATTTGCTGCTGCGAATGAAACCGGAAGAATGGGATCAGGTCATCAATACCAATCTGAAAGGGGTTTATAATTGCAGCAGATCGGTTATCCGGCCCATGCTGAAACAGAAATCCGGGCGGATTATCAATATTACCTCGGTTATCGGTGTTACTGGTAACGCTGGGCAGGCCAATTATGCCGCTGCTAAAGCCGGCATCATAGGCTTTACTAAATCCATGGCTAAAGAACTAGGCTCCAGGGGAATATTGGTAAATGCCGTGGCCCCTGGTTACATCAGTACTGACATGACAACCAGGCTGCCGGAAAAGGCGCGCCAGGAACTGCTGCAAAACATTCCCTTGGCCCGTTTGGGCGACCCTGAAGATGTGGCTGACGTAATATTATTTCTAGCCACCCCTGCTGCTCGCTACATCACAGGCCAGGTTCTACATGTCGACGGTGGCATGGTAATGTAA
- the acpP gene encoding acyl carrier protein — MAVFDKIKEIVVEQLGVEENEVKLETSFQDLNADSLDIVELIMALEEEFELEIPDEDAEKLRTVGAAVDYIKEKTGK; from the coding sequence GTGGCTGTTTTTGATAAAATAAAGGAAATTGTGGTTGAACAATTGGGAGTAGAAGAAAATGAAGTGAAATTGGAGACGTCATTCCAGGATCTAAACGCTGATTCCTTGGATATAGTAGAACTGATTATGGCTTTAGAAGAGGAATTCGAATTGGAAATCCCGGATGAGGACGCAGAAAAGCTCAGGACTGTAGGAGCTGCGGTAGACTATATTAAAGAAAAAACTGGCAAATAA
- a CDS encoding nitronate monooxygenase: MMLPALRIGHLVAKLPIIQGGMAVRISTAPLAAAVANEGGIGIIAATGMSLEELRREIRAAREKTKGIIGVNVLFAAKQFAELVRTAISEGIDLIISGAGVSRDMYEWGKDSGTAIVPIVSSGRLARLAEKLGASAIVVEGAEAGGHLGTDRSWREILPEVKENVDVPVIAAGGIIDGKDIAEAFSYGADGVQMGTRFAASIESAAAPALKEMYVNATEKDVVVIESPVGLPGRALYNSFLARVDRQEINGSNVKCGSCLKHCSHRFCILKALNEAQKGNLDNGLVFSGQQIAKIKEILSVKDIFRNLLRELEAL; encoded by the coding sequence TTGATGCTGCCAGCGCTTAGAATCGGCCACCTGGTTGCTAAATTACCTATTATTCAGGGTGGTATGGCTGTAAGAATTTCTACGGCTCCCTTGGCCGCTGCTGTTGCAAATGAAGGCGGCATCGGGATTATTGCGGCTACTGGTATGAGCTTGGAAGAACTGCGGCGGGAGATTCGGGCTGCCCGGGAAAAAACCAAGGGGATCATCGGTGTTAATGTGCTTTTTGCTGCCAAGCAGTTTGCTGAACTGGTCAGGACTGCCATATCAGAAGGCATTGATCTGATTATTTCCGGCGCTGGGGTTTCCAGGGATATGTATGAATGGGGAAAGGATTCTGGCACGGCAATTGTTCCTATTGTATCTTCAGGAAGATTGGCCCGCCTGGCCGAGAAATTAGGAGCATCTGCCATAGTTGTCGAAGGTGCTGAAGCTGGAGGCCACCTTGGAACAGATAGGTCCTGGCGGGAAATACTGCCGGAGGTCAAAGAAAATGTGGACGTCCCAGTAATAGCTGCCGGTGGTATCATCGACGGTAAAGACATTGCCGAGGCGTTTTCCTACGGTGCAGATGGAGTCCAGATGGGCACCAGGTTTGCTGCCAGCATTGAATCCGCAGCTGCGCCTGCACTAAAAGAAATGTACGTAAATGCAACCGAAAAAGATGTGGTTGTAATTGAAAGCCCGGTCGGGCTGCCAGGACGTGCATTGTATAATTCTTTCCTGGCAAGGGTTGACCGGCAAGAGATTAATGGATCGAATGTTAAATGCGGAAGTTGTCTTAAACACTGTTCTCACAGGTTCTGTATTCTGAAAGCATTGAACGAGGCTCAAAAAGGAAATCTTGACAACGGATTGGTTTTTTCAGGGCAGCAGATTGCAAAGATTAAAGAAATCCTGTCTGTCAAGGACATTTTCCGGAACCTGCTCAGAGAATTGGAGGCTCTTTAA
- the fabF gene encoding beta-ketoacyl-ACP synthase II — translation MKKRVVITGIGILAPNGTGKEVFWQALTEGKSGIGTVTRFKTDDFPTKIAGEVRDFDPGKFFDRKEAKRMDRFTQFAVAGTKLAIEDAGLNLESIDSERLAVVFGTGIGGMETLEEQARILAEKGPGRVSPFFVPMMIANMAAGQISISIGAKGPNYTIVNACATGTNAVGDAYKLLQRGEADAVITGGSEASVTPLAFAGFCSMKAMSTRNNEPDRASRPFDRDRDGFVLSEGAGVLLLETLEHAKSRGAHIYTEVIGYGSSADAFHITAPVPGGEGAAASMQAALNDAKLKPEEVEYINAHGTSTDLNDKLETLAIKKVFGAKAYDIPISSTKSMTGHLLGAAGAIELIACCMAIEKGIIPPTINYETPDPDCDLDYVPNKARRQQVAVALSNSFGFGGHNATVILKKYNQVN, via the coding sequence GTGAAAAAACGTGTTGTTATTACCGGCATAGGTATTCTGGCACCCAATGGAACAGGTAAAGAGGTATTTTGGCAGGCTTTGACTGAAGGCAAATCAGGGATTGGGACTGTAACCCGCTTTAAGACCGATGATTTTCCCACCAAAATAGCCGGCGAGGTTAGAGACTTCGACCCAGGCAAGTTTTTTGACCGCAAAGAAGCAAAGAGAATGGACAGGTTTACCCAGTTTGCCGTCGCCGGGACTAAACTGGCTATTGAGGATGCGGGTCTCAATCTGGAGTCCATTGACTCGGAACGTTTGGCAGTGGTTTTTGGGACAGGTATAGGTGGGATGGAGACCTTGGAGGAGCAAGCCCGGATTTTAGCGGAAAAAGGTCCCGGCAGGGTCAGTCCCTTCTTCGTCCCGATGATGATCGCCAACATGGCTGCTGGCCAAATTTCCATATCAATCGGCGCCAAAGGACCAAACTATACGATTGTTAACGCCTGTGCTACAGGCACCAACGCAGTTGGCGACGCCTATAAACTGCTGCAGCGGGGCGAAGCTGATGCGGTGATTACAGGGGGATCAGAGGCTTCGGTGACACCTTTGGCCTTTGCCGGCTTCTGTTCCATGAAGGCCATGTCAACCCGCAATAACGAGCCTGACAGAGCCAGCAGGCCGTTTGACAGGGACCGGGACGGCTTTGTCCTCAGTGAGGGAGCAGGGGTGCTGCTTTTGGAGACACTGGAACATGCTAAGAGCAGGGGCGCCCATATTTATACCGAGGTTATTGGCTACGGCAGTTCTGCTGACGCTTTCCATATTACAGCGCCGGTTCCCGGGGGGGAAGGAGCAGCAGCATCGATGCAGGCAGCCTTGAACGACGCCAAACTAAAGCCGGAAGAAGTTGAATATATTAATGCTCATGGTACCTCTACGGATCTTAATGATAAGCTGGAGACTCTGGCGATAAAGAAGGTGTTTGGTGCCAAAGCTTACGATATTCCGATCAGTTCCACCAAATCAATGACTGGCCATTTACTGGGGGCTGCTGGAGCGATAGAACTGATAGCCTGCTGTATGGCAATAGAAAAGGGAATTATTCCGCCAACCATAAATTACGAAACCCCTGATCCGGACTGCGACCTGGATTATGTGCCAAATAAGGCCCGCCGGCAACAAGTTGCAGTAGCCCTTTCCAATTCCTTTGGATTTGGGGGTCATAATGCTACTGTTATTCTTAAAAAATATAACCAGGTAAACTAA
- the rnc gene encoding ribonuclease III — protein sequence MDSHRKNTIEDLKNRLGLTDCSVELINTSLTHPTFAFENRHLGGEHNQRLEFLGDAVLGLVVGEYLFYHFPELPEGELTKMRAMVVCETSLARLAKFLGLGTLLLLGRGEEMSGGRERPSILADAFEALTGAVFLESGYHAARRHVLRTLAEELQSLVPGDYHDFKTILQEYVQRETDTNVTYAILRESGPDHNKRFVAGVSLKGKLLAEGSGRSKKEAEQEAARNALGKLRACIT from the coding sequence ATGGATAGTCATAGAAAAAATACCATAGAAGACTTGAAAAACCGTCTGGGGTTAACGGACTGCAGCGTTGAATTGATCAATACCTCCTTGACCCATCCGACCTTTGCCTTTGAAAACAGACACCTGGGAGGGGAGCATAATCAACGGTTGGAGTTCTTAGGTGATGCAGTTTTAGGTTTGGTAGTCGGAGAGTATCTTTTCTATCATTTTCCTGAGTTGCCCGAGGGAGAGCTGACCAAAATGCGGGCCATGGTGGTGTGTGAAACTTCTTTGGCACGTCTGGCAAAATTCCTGGGATTGGGCACCCTCTTATTGCTTGGAAGGGGGGAAGAGATGAGCGGGGGGCGTGAACGGCCTTCAATCCTGGCTGATGCTTTTGAGGCTTTGACGGGAGCTGTATTTTTGGAATCAGGTTATCATGCTGCTCGCCGCCATGTGCTGAGAACATTAGCGGAGGAACTGCAATCTCTTGTGCCCGGAGATTACCATGACTTTAAAACAATTTTGCAGGAATACGTGCAGAGAGAAACGGATACAAACGTGACTTATGCCATTTTGCGTGAATCCGGTCCTGATCATAATAAAAGATTTGTTGCCGGTGTCAGTTTAAAGGGGAAGCTCCTGGCCGAAGGTTCTGGTCGCAGTAAAAAAGAAGCGGAGCAAGAGGCAGCCAGAAATGCTTTGGGAAAACTCCGAGCTTGCATCACCTGA
- a CDS encoding stage V sporulation protein S: MEVLKVSAQSNPKAVAGALAAVFRQSGKAEIQAVGAGAVNQAVKAIAIARGYVAPNGIDLVMIPAFAEITIEGEERTAIRFIVEPR, from the coding sequence ATGGAAGTACTTAAAGTATCTGCTCAGTCTAATCCTAAAGCAGTCGCTGGAGCCTTAGCAGCAGTTTTTCGTCAGAGTGGCAAGGCAGAAATTCAGGCGGTAGGGGCAGGAGCTGTGAACCAGGCAGTCAAGGCCATTGCTATTGCAAGGGGATATGTTGCCCCTAATGGTATTGATCTTGTCATGATTCCTGCTTTTGCTGAAATTACTATCGAAGGCGAGGAAAGAACGGCTATCCGTTTTATTGTGGAACCTAGATAA
- the smc gene encoding chromosome segregation protein SMC, which yields MYLKSLELQGFKSFLEKVRLEFDHGITVIVGPNGSGKSNIADAIRWVMGEQSAKTLRGNKMEDVIFAGSEKRKPLGLAEVSITLDNASGALPLEYKEIAITRRVFRLGESEYFINKTPCRLKDIFDLFADSGIGRESMNLISQGKVEEVLNARAEDRRALIEETAGIVKYRNRKREALRKLEDTQTSLYRLQDLTAELHRQLAQVATEAETARKYKTLKSELDDLEFNYFLNQLRNVSQRLDNANQQLSQLQDDLVAVEVLNSKVQSEASLHRFEMEKAEKQINSTQHSLYECITRLERLEGQIGIAKERKNSLVEQRQKLNSSMTAVQDKLVSWQDQHGLQEASYHKLLAELEEERRILTKYLAELSREEDLLKKYNAKLEQAKGCLYELASRLAGLRNEVMQLNQQGRQAELKEQKLLERKQSLLSEIEQLEGCRDGWLKRSSQVQQRLEAVFCLQSEIGARKKEKQRDLYELQKKVQANEQEVNALSSRLTVLREMAKEGEGLFQGVKTLLQARDKRNHLCREICGVVADLIKVPQELEIAIEVALGSSLQDVVVETDQGAKSCIQFLKENGGGRATFLPLNTIKPRKLPLEGNSLLGKPGIIGVASQLVQADEKIQQVLHHLLGNLLVVQNIEVGLKVAAATGYSIRMVTLEGEMLNYGGSITGGSARQKRGSLLARNRDITETASRLAEQIKNLAQRKEILSEAETKLQLETAEWDSLQAELRQLELTAASNATEGDRLQDGQNRLGIELNAIELEQEELGTERARIFSRLQTGRQLLAKGEQEELELKREIEQMQVEEKTVQTGNRTLSEIVTETKVKLARLQQEELGQKESMQQYFKAQEEYLAELAKLGEEITETDQRLAENDKDLASCQTAASALMITKKALEQEVAVQREDLKSHREWLGRLELESRQVEERFAEIRGLAHQKELEKTRLDGEFQSGCDILKDKWKIEFVSAVTNRPGKLPAGGFVQRIRQLQQDIAGLGQVHLGAIAEFERLEERLSFLRGQNEDLEEAKSMLLQGINEVDQVIAKRFLSTFQKVADSFSKTFCSLFGGGYAYLSLTEPENLLETGIEISAQPPGKKLQNLNALSGGERALTAIALLFAVLYSRPSPFCVLDEIDASLDEANVERFAFFLKELSQDTQFIIISHRQGTMETANRLYGVSMEEPGISKMISVKLVDGGISQAS from the coding sequence TTGTATCTAAAAAGCCTTGAGTTGCAGGGGTTCAAATCTTTCCTGGAGAAAGTGCGATTGGAGTTTGACCATGGTATTACAGTAATTGTGGGGCCAAACGGGAGCGGCAAGAGCAATATCGCAGATGCAATTCGCTGGGTTATGGGCGAACAAAGCGCGAAGACCCTCCGTGGAAATAAAATGGAGGACGTGATCTTTGCCGGCAGTGAAAAAAGGAAGCCGCTAGGACTTGCTGAAGTTTCGATCACTTTAGACAATGCTTCCGGTGCTCTCCCATTGGAGTATAAGGAAATAGCGATTACCCGCAGGGTGTTTCGCCTTGGCGAGAGTGAGTATTTTATTAATAAGACCCCTTGCCGGTTAAAAGACATCTTTGACCTTTTCGCCGATTCTGGTATTGGCAGGGAATCGATGAACCTTATTAGCCAGGGTAAGGTGGAAGAAGTGCTCAATGCCAGGGCTGAAGACCGTCGTGCCCTGATTGAGGAGACTGCCGGCATTGTTAAATACCGCAACAGAAAGAGAGAAGCTTTGCGAAAGCTGGAAGATACCCAAACCAGCCTTTATCGCTTGCAAGATTTAACAGCAGAACTGCACCGCCAGCTTGCGCAGGTAGCTACGGAAGCTGAAACGGCTCGAAAATACAAGACACTGAAGAGTGAGCTGGATGATCTGGAATTCAACTATTTTCTGAACCAATTAAGAAACGTAAGCCAAAGATTGGATAATGCAAACCAGCAACTGAGCCAACTTCAGGATGACTTGGTTGCTGTAGAGGTGCTGAACAGCAAAGTACAATCAGAAGCATCGTTGCATCGCTTTGAGATGGAAAAGGCGGAAAAACAAATCAACAGTACTCAACACAGTCTTTATGAGTGTATAACCAGGCTGGAGCGGCTCGAAGGACAGATCGGTATTGCCAAAGAGCGAAAGAACTCCCTGGTTGAACAGAGACAGAAACTCAACTCCTCAATGACAGCTGTTCAGGATAAACTGGTGTCCTGGCAAGATCAGCATGGTCTTCAGGAGGCTTCATACCATAAACTGCTTGCCGAGCTGGAGGAAGAAAGAAGGATCTTGACTAAATACTTGGCCGAACTTTCCAGGGAAGAAGATTTATTGAAAAAATACAATGCCAAGTTGGAACAGGCCAAGGGGTGCTTGTACGAACTGGCTAGCCGCTTGGCTGGCCTGCGAAACGAAGTTATGCAATTAAATCAACAAGGGCGTCAGGCTGAACTAAAGGAACAAAAGCTATTAGAAAGAAAACAGAGTCTTTTATCTGAGATCGAACAGTTGGAAGGATGCCGGGATGGTTGGCTAAAACGATCCAGCCAGGTTCAACAGAGGTTAGAGGCGGTTTTTTGCCTTCAGTCAGAAATTGGTGCCAGAAAAAAGGAAAAGCAAAGAGATTTATATGAGTTGCAGAAAAAGGTGCAGGCTAATGAGCAAGAGGTAAATGCCTTGAGTTCCCGGTTGACAGTCCTGCGGGAAATGGCTAAAGAGGGAGAAGGCCTTTTTCAAGGTGTCAAGACCCTCCTCCAGGCAAGGGATAAAAGGAACCATTTATGCCGGGAGATTTGTGGAGTTGTCGCAGATTTAATTAAAGTTCCCCAGGAACTGGAAATAGCCATCGAAGTCGCTCTGGGCAGTTCCCTGCAGGATGTAGTAGTAGAAACCGACCAGGGAGCAAAAAGCTGCATTCAATTTCTAAAAGAAAATGGGGGAGGGCGGGCAACCTTCCTGCCATTAAACACAATCAAGCCCAGGAAGCTTCCACTGGAGGGAAATTCCCTGTTAGGAAAGCCAGGGATAATCGGCGTGGCCTCCCAACTGGTACAGGCTGATGAAAAAATTCAGCAAGTCTTGCACCACCTGCTGGGTAATCTTTTGGTGGTGCAAAACATTGAAGTAGGGCTTAAGGTTGCTGCGGCGACCGGCTACAGCATCAGGATGGTAACTTTAGAAGGAGAAATGCTCAATTACGGGGGATCTATCACTGGCGGATCGGCACGGCAAAAAAGGGGCAGCCTCTTGGCCCGCAACAGAGACATTACCGAAACAGCTAGCAGGCTTGCGGAGCAGATCAAGAACTTAGCTCAGAGAAAAGAGATTCTATCCGAGGCAGAGACAAAACTGCAGCTTGAAACTGCTGAGTGGGACAGCCTTCAGGCTGAGCTGCGTCAGCTTGAATTGACAGCGGCCAGCAATGCCACGGAGGGGGATCGGCTGCAGGATGGGCAAAACCGCCTGGGTATCGAACTGAACGCAATTGAACTGGAACAAGAAGAATTGGGAACGGAACGGGCAAGAATTTTTTCCCGGCTTCAGACAGGCCGGCAGTTGCTGGCTAAGGGTGAGCAGGAAGAATTGGAATTAAAGAGAGAAATTGAGCAAATGCAGGTTGAAGAGAAAACAGTCCAAACTGGTAACAGGACTCTGTCGGAAATAGTAACTGAAACCAAGGTTAAGCTGGCCAGGCTGCAGCAGGAAGAACTTGGGCAAAAAGAAAGCATGCAGCAGTATTTCAAGGCGCAGGAGGAATATCTCGCAGAATTGGCTAAGCTTGGAGAAGAAATAACAGAGACTGACCAGCGGTTAGCTGAAAATGACAAAGACCTGGCATCCTGCCAAACCGCTGCGAGCGCATTGATGATAACAAAAAAAGCCCTGGAGCAAGAGGTGGCGGTTCAACGGGAAGACCTTAAATCCCACAGGGAGTGGCTTGGCCGCTTAGAGCTGGAAAGCCGGCAGGTAGAGGAGCGGTTTGCAGAAATAAGAGGTCTAGCACATCAAAAGGAATTAGAAAAAACCAGGTTAGACGGAGAATTTCAGTCAGGTTGTGACATTCTGAAAGACAAATGGAAAATAGAGTTTGTTTCTGCTGTTACCAATAGACCTGGAAAGCTCCCTGCAGGTGGCTTTGTCCAGCGAATCAGGCAGCTGCAGCAGGATATTGCCGGATTGGGACAGGTGCATCTCGGGGCCATTGCCGAGTTCGAGCGACTGGAGGAAAGGCTATCCTTCCTTCGCGGTCAGAATGAGGACCTGGAAGAAGCAAAATCCATGTTGCTGCAGGGCATTAACGAAGTGGACCAGGTAATTGCTAAAAGGTTTTTATCGACCTTCCAAAAAGTAGCTGATTCCTTCAGCAAAACCTTCTGTTCTCTCTTTGGCGGGGGCTATGCTTATCTTAGTTTAACTGAGCCGGAGAATCTTCTGGAAACCGGCATCGAAATATCGGCACAACCCCCCGGGAAAAAGCTGCAAAACCTTAATGCGCTATCAGGGGGAGAACGGGCACTAACAGCAATTGCCCTCTTGTTTGCTGTTTTGTATTCCAGACCGAGTCCTTTTTGTGTGCTTGATGAAATTGATGCCTCCCTTGACGAGGCAAATGTAGAGCGATTTGCTTTCTTCCTTAAGGAGCTATCCCAAGATACTCAGTTTATTATTATTTCCCACCGGCAGGGAACCATGGAAACCGCCAACCGTTTATATGGTGTTTCCATGGAAGAGCCTGGCATATCAAAAATGATTTCCGTAAAACTGGTTGACGGGGGCATAAGTCAGGCTTCATAA
- a CDS encoding peptidase S7, which translates to MKVKGICRDIVEQVVQRTKELSQGRNVGSIGFIDEEGYLSSMTEPVDGGLGGIPFRSLLGQVADMAEKSIVEGLIQIPENAVFIITRPGKTGLITDVSAVDFFGIPIVCVGVKAEGIAGVGIVYPKAEFFDLATEAEELNLATLETKTMDAEKDVLRRSHQLELRYLEVGEELPVVDRKMQPYEQHRRQGEKMPRKDIQSIHARMAESLVNRSVEIGQGREVAAIGLVDDNGMVSPWGEIIAGGIGFVPARLMASSAFNITGKSLRSIYSKHMDPRAVIVHTHPGGSGVMHIGDAGAGPASWGRPIVAIGHDKNGEIRGATVLEPTASLFKLADEEEKLNLQFFSADTPEEEASIRNRKLGIAQDYTGLCKTIEIK; encoded by the coding sequence ATGAAAGTTAAAGGAATATGCCGGGATATCGTTGAACAGGTGGTCCAGCGAACCAAGGAGCTGAGCCAGGGGCGTAATGTAGGAAGCATTGGCTTTATTGACGAAGAAGGATATCTTTCCAGTATGACAGAACCTGTTGACGGGGGCCTTGGTGGAATTCCCTTTCGCAGCTTGCTTGGCCAGGTGGCTGATATGGCGGAAAAATCCATTGTTGAAGGTCTGATTCAGATCCCCGAAAACGCTGTTTTTATTATCACCAGGCCGGGGAAAACCGGTCTGATAACTGATGTATCTGCAGTAGACTTTTTTGGCATACCTATTGTCTGTGTCGGGGTAAAAGCCGAAGGCATTGCCGGTGTGGGAATTGTTTATCCAAAAGCCGAGTTCTTCGATTTGGCTACAGAAGCTGAAGAGCTTAACCTGGCAACATTAGAAACTAAAACCATGGACGCTGAGAAGGATGTGCTCCGTCGCAGCCATCAGTTAGAACTTCGCTACCTGGAGGTTGGGGAAGAATTGCCGGTTGTCGACCGGAAAATGCAGCCTTATGAACAACATCGCAGGCAAGGAGAGAAGATGCCGCGCAAAGATATTCAAAGCATTCATGCCAGAATGGCCGAGTCGCTGGTGAACCGTTCAGTTGAGATTGGCCAAGGAAGGGAAGTGGCGGCCATAGGCCTGGTTGATGATAACGGCATGGTTTCTCCCTGGGGAGAAATCATAGCTGGAGGAATCGGGTTTGTGCCGGCAAGGCTAATGGCTTCCAGCGCTTTTAACATCACCGGGAAGTCCTTGCGGTCTATCTACAGTAAACATATGGATCCCCGGGCAGTTATTGTGCATACCCATCCAGGAGGTTCTGGTGTAATGCATATCGGTGATGCCGGCGCCGGTCCGGCTTCATGGGGACGACCAATAGTTGCCATTGGACATGACAAAAATGGTGAGATCAGAGGAGCCACTGTCCTGGAACCGACCGCTTCTCTCTTTAAGCTGGCAGACGAGGAGGAAAAACTGAATCTCCAGTTTTTTTCGGCAGACACACCTGAGGAAGAGGCCAGTATTCGCAACAGGAAATTGGGTATTGCCCAGGATTACACAGGCTTGTGCAAGACCATTGAGATTAAATAA
- the ftsY gene encoding signal recognition particle-docking protein FtsY, giving the protein MGIFSRLKEGLRKTREGFVSKITELVTSQGEINDEFYERLEEILITADVGVNTSMKLVAKVRQKVKEGKIREAALVKDVLRQEIANLMVQPARGPEIQGPFPWIIMIVGVNGAGKTTTIGKLAHKIKSQGFSVAVAAGDTFRAAAIDQLEIWGNRAGVTVVKHQAGSDPAAVAYDAVLAAKSRGYQVVIIDTAGRLQTKTNLMEEVKKMRRVVEKETAGGPQEVLLVLDATTGQNALSQAKLFTQSLGLTGLVLTKLDGTAKGGVVIGIAAELQLPVKLIGFGEGIEDLKEFNPREFVDALFSDN; this is encoded by the coding sequence ATGGGTATTTTTAGCCGTTTAAAAGAAGGGTTGCGGAAAACCCGGGAAGGGTTTGTCAGTAAAATAACCGAACTGGTAACCAGTCAAGGTGAAATTAACGATGAGTTTTACGAGCGGCTGGAGGAAATCCTGATTACCGCTGATGTTGGAGTAAATACTTCTATGAAGCTGGTCGCGAAGGTCCGCCAGAAGGTAAAAGAGGGAAAAATCAGAGAGGCTGCACTCGTAAAAGATGTGCTGCGCCAGGAGATTGCCAACCTCATGGTACAACCGGCCAGAGGGCCAGAGATCCAGGGCCCCTTTCCCTGGATAATCATGATTGTGGGTGTCAATGGGGCAGGAAAAACAACCACTATTGGCAAGCTAGCTCATAAAATTAAATCGCAGGGTTTTAGTGTTGCAGTAGCTGCCGGTGACACCTTCCGGGCAGCTGCGATAGATCAGCTGGAAATATGGGGAAATAGAGCCGGGGTGACTGTAGTTAAGCATCAGGCTGGGTCCGACCCAGCCGCGGTTGCTTATGACGCTGTTTTGGCGGCCAAATCCAGAGGATACCAGGTGGTTATTATTGATACGGCCGGCCGGCTCCAAACCAAGACTAATCTGATGGAAGAGGTAAAGAAAATGCGCCGGGTTGTGGAGAAGGAGACTGCCGGGGGGCCACAAGAAGTCCTGCTGGTGCTGGATGCCACAACAGGTCAAAATGCCTTGTCCCAGGCGAAATTGTTCACTCAATCGCTTGGACTGACAGGCTTGGTCTTAACCAAACTGGATGGCACCGCCAAAGGCGGGGTCGTGATCGGCATTGCCGCTGAGTTGCAACTGCCTGTAAAGCTAATCGGATTTGGGGAAGGAATTGAGGATCTGAAAGAATTTAACCCCCGGGAATTTGTAGACGCCCTATTCAGCGATAATTAA
- a CDS encoding S-methyl-5'-thioinosine phosphorylase, which translates to MPPVGIIGGTSVYALGLDTEERTINTSYGTALVHLSQWGEREIVFLARHGKGHQVPPHRINYQANIAALKQLGVLEVLATASVGSLVEYFQPGDLVLLDQFIDFTKSRPTTFFDGGGKGVVHIDLTEPYCPRLRKIIAGQDWQSLSCRLHPNGTYICTEGPRFETPAEIMMFKHFDAHLVGMTNVPEVILAREAELCYLTVAVVANYAAGISRQPLTHREVVDTMAKTQANLLKVILSFIAQPFSTEADCSCRTALREMDQF; encoded by the coding sequence ATGCCGCCTGTTGGTATTATCGGCGGAACAAGTGTTTATGCTCTGGGGCTTGATACCGAGGAAAGGACGATAAACACCAGTTACGGTACTGCACTGGTCCATTTAAGTCAGTGGGGAGAGCGGGAAATAGTTTTCCTGGCCAGGCATGGGAAAGGCCATCAAGTTCCCCCTCACCGCATCAATTACCAGGCTAACATCGCGGCTCTAAAACAGCTGGGGGTTCTTGAGGTGCTGGCAACAGCCTCGGTAGGTTCCCTGGTTGAATACTTCCAACCAGGAGACCTGGTTTTATTGGATCAATTTATAGATTTTACCAAAAGCCGTCCAACTACCTTTTTTGATGGGGGGGGGAAGGGTGTAGTCCATATAGATTTGACTGAGCCCTATTGTCCCCGGCTTCGGAAAATAATAGCCGGCCAGGATTGGCAGAGTCTGTCCTGCCGGCTCCACCCTAATGGGACTTATATTTGCACCGAAGGACCCAGATTTGAAACGCCTGCAGAAATCATGATGTTTAAACATTTTGATGCTCATTTAGTGGGCATGACCAATGTCCCGGAAGTAATCCTGGCCAGGGAAGCAGAACTGTGCTATCTGACAGTAGCTGTTGTAGCAAATTATGCTGCGGGAATCTCCCGCCAGCCCTTAACCCACCGGGAGGTTGTTGATACAATGGCTAAAACCCAGGCCAATCTGTTAAAGGTCATCCTAAGCTTTATTGCTCAGCCGTTTTCCACAGAGGCTGACTGCAGCTGCAGGACGGCCCTGAGGGAAATGGACCAGTTCTAA